The Desulfuromonas sp. TF DNA segment CCGCCCGGATCCCCGAGGTCAAAAAAGACCTGGCGCGGGTCAAAACCGTGCTCCGGCAGAAGCAGGGATAACGAGGATTGACGAGGACAGATATGACGACTGAGCGTGGAAAAAGGAAAACCCTGGTCGGGGTTGTGGTCAGTGACAAGATGGACAAGACCGTCGTGGTCAAGGTCGATCACCTGGTCAAGCATCCCGTCTACAAAAAATACATCAAGCGCCGCGAGCGGTACAAGGCGCATGACGAGCAGAACACCTGCGCCGCCGGCGACAAGGTTCTCATCGTGGAGACCAGACCGCTGTCCCGTGACNNNNNNNNNNNNNNNNNNNNNNNNNNNNNNNNNNNNNNNNNNNNNNNNNNNNNNNNNNNNNNNNNNNNNNNNNNCATTGAAAAGAACGTAACCGTTTAGGAGATACAAGTCATGATTCAGATGCAGACGATGCTTGATGTCGCAGACAACTCCGGAGCCCGGAAACTCTGCTGTATCAAGGTGCTCGGTGGCTCCAAGCGAAAGTACGCCGGCCTTGGTGACATCATCATCTGCTCCGTCAAGGAGGCCATGCCCAATTCCAAGGTGAAGAAGGGCGATGTGGTGCGCGCCGTTATCGTCAGAACGGCCAAGGAGGTGCCCCGCCCCGACGGAACGTACATCCGTTTCGACAAAAACTCCGCCGTGGTGGTCACCGCCGCCGGGGAGCCTGTCGGGACCCGGATCTTCGGACCTGTCGCCCGCGAACTTCGCGCTCGCCGTTTCATGAAGATCGTGTCGCTGGCGCCCGAGGTCCTTTAATCATAGTCATTGGGAGATAAGAACATGGCGGCAAAAAAACTTCATGTCAAAAAAAATGACGTGGTGATGGTTATAGCCGGCAAGGCAAAGGGCAAGTCGGGGAAGGTCACCAAGGTTTTTCCTGAAAAGGGACGGATTGTGGTCGAGAACCTCAATGTGGTGAAGCGACATTCCCGGCCTACCCGCGCCAACTCGGAAGGAGGCATCATTGAGAAGGAGGCCCCCCTGGCCGCCTCCAATGTCCTGCTGCTGTGCGGCTCCTGCAACAAGCCGACCCGTACCGGAGTCCGGACGCTGGAGGACGGCAGCAAGGCCCGCTTCTGCAAGAAATGCAACGAGATCCTGGACAAATAACGGAGAATTTCCATGGCCAGACTTAAAGAAACATACCGGGCCGAGTTGGCTCCCCAACTCATGAAGGACCTGCAGCTTAAAAACGTGATGGAGGTTCCCCGGGTGGAGAAGGTCACCATCAATATGGGCCTCGGGGAGGCCATTCAGAATATCAAGGTGCTGGAATCGGCCGTGGAGGAGCTTGGGAAAATAACCGGTCAGAAGGCCGTGATTACCAAGGCGAAGAATTCCATCGCGAGCTTCAAACTCAGAGAAGGCATGCCCATTGGTTGCATGGTCACCCTGCGCCGGAACCGTGCCTATGAGTTTCTGGACCGTCTGATCAATGTCGCTCTTCCCCGCGTGCGTGACTTCAAGGGGATCTCGCCGAAGGCTTTCGACGGCCGCGGCAATTACACCCTGGGGATCCGGGAGCAGCTCATTTTTCCGGAAATCGATCTCGACAAGATCGACAAGGTCAAGGGACTGAATGTGACGATCGTCACCTCGGCCAGGACCGATGAAGAAGGGCGCGCCCTTTTGGCTGCACTCGGAATGCCGTTCAGAAAATAGACAGAGTCGGAAGGATAGCGGAGGAGAACTGTGGCAAAGAAATCTATGATGATCAAGGCGACGCGTCCGATGAAGTTCGGAGTCAGGGAGTACAATCGCTGTCCCCTCTGTGGTCGTCCCCGTGCCTACTACCGTAAGTTTAACATGTGTCGGATCTGCCTGCGCAAACTTGCGTCGGAAGGAAAACTTCCCGGCGTGATTAAGTCAAGCTGGTAAAGAGAAAGAGGAGCTGCATCCATGGCAATGACTGATCCTATCGCGGACATGCTGACTCGCATCCGCAATGCGGGGCTGGCGAAGCACCAGAAGCTGGACATCCCGTCGTCCAACCTCAAAGTGGCACTGGCCACGGTGCTGAAGGATCTCGGCTATATCAAGAATTTCAAGACCGTTAGCGACGATAAGCAGGGCGTGCTGCGGATCTATCTTAAATTCGATAATGATAACCAGCACGTGATCCACGAAATCAAGCGGGTGTCGACTCCCGGACGGCGCATCTATGTAGGCAAGGATGAAATACCCATGGTCAAGAACGGCCTTGGGTGTGCTATCCTCTCGACCTCGAAGGGGCTTTTGCCCGATGCGGCAGCCCGTGAGGCGCAGTTGGGCGGAGAAGTTCTCTGCACCCTATGGTAAGGATCCCTGCTGAAGGAGTTTAAAACGATGTCAAGAATCGGGAAAAAGCCCATTGCGATCCCCTCCGGGGTCAAAGTGGCCCTGACTGGAACGACCATCAGCGTGCAGGGACCCAAAGGGAATTTAAGCCGGGTGCTGACCGACCAGGTCAATATCGCCGTCGAGGCTGATAAGGTGCTCGTTCAGCCAATGGGCAACGGCACCGGTACAGCTCTGCAAGGATTAACCCGCACTCTCGTGGCCAACATGGTGGAAGGCGTCACCAAGGGATTTGAGAGGGTGCTGGAGATCAACGGTGTCGGTTACCGTGCTGAGCTCAAAGGTGAAGTTCTGAACCTTGCCCTGGGCTATTCGCATCCGGTTGAGTATCCTCTGCCCAAGGGGATCAGTGCCGAGGTGGAGAAGCAGACCAAGATCACCGTCAAGGGGATCGATAAGGAACTCGTTGGAGCCACTGCGGCCAAGATCCGCTCCTTCCGCGAGCCTGAGCCCTACAAAGGCAAAGGGATCAAGTTTGCTGGTGAACGGATTGTCCGCAAGGCGGGCAAAACCGGTAAGAAATAAGTGAATGATCGCCAAGGAGAATGACTGTGAGTGTCGCAAAAGCTAGGCGTGAGGCGCGCGTAAAGCGGCAGGTGCGGGTTCGGCGCAAGGTGCGCGGGTCCGGTGAATGCCCCCGGCTCTGTGTTTTCCGCAGCGCCAAACACATATATGCCCAGATTATAGAGGATGGCACCGGCAGGACTCTTGTCGCCACCTCGACCATCGCCAAAGAAGTGGCTGAAGGACAGAAGTATACTGGCAATGTGGATGCCGCCAAGGCGGTCGGGGCTGCTATCGCAAAAAAAGCCCTGGAACAGAACATCAAGCAGGTGGTCTTTGACCGCAACGGTTTCCTGTATCACGGCCGCGTGAAGGCTCTTGCCGACGCTGCCCGTGAAGCCGGCCTTGCTTTTTAGGTAAAGGAGGAGTCTTTGCTTCGCTTCGATCCCAATCAGTTGGACTTGACCGACCGGGTTATCCATATCAATCGTTGTGCCAAGGTCGTCAAAGGTGGCCGCCGTTTCAGCTTTTCCGCTCTGGTGGTGGTTGGCGACGGGCAGGGTCATGTCGGATACGGTCTCGGTAAGGCCAAGGAGGTCCCCGAGGCGATTCGCAAGGGGGTGGAGCAGGCCAAGAAGAACCTGATCCGTGTCCCCCTCAAAGGGCGCACCATTCCTTTCGATGTGGTGGGCAAATTCGGGGCCGGCAAGGTTTTGTTGAAATCCGCCTCTGAAGGTACCGGTGTTATTGCCGGCGGAGCGGCGCGCGCCGTTCTCGAGGTTGCTGGAGTAGGGGATATCCTCTCGAAATGCCTCGGGTCCAACAATCCGCACAACGTGGTAA contains these protein-coding regions:
- the rpsQ gene encoding 30S ribosomal protein S17, which translates into the protein MTTERGKRKTLVGVVVSDKMDKTVVVKVDHLVKHPVYKKYIKRRERYKAHDEQNTCAAGDKVLIVETRPLSRD
- the rplN gene encoding 50S ribosomal protein L14 yields the protein MIQMQTMLDVADNSGARKLCCIKVLGGSKRKYAGLGDIIICSVKEAMPNSKVKKGDVVRAVIVRTAKEVPRPDGTYIRFDKNSAVVVTAAGEPVGTRIFGPVARELRARRFMKIVSLAPEVL
- the rplX gene encoding 50S ribosomal protein L24 translates to MAAKKLHVKKNDVVMVIAGKAKGKSGKVTKVFPEKGRIVVENLNVVKRHSRPTRANSEGGIIEKEAPLAASNVLLLCGSCNKPTRTGVRTLEDGSKARFCKKCNEILDK
- the rplE gene encoding 50S ribosomal protein L5; this encodes MARLKETYRAELAPQLMKDLQLKNVMEVPRVEKVTINMGLGEAIQNIKVLESAVEELGKITGQKAVITKAKNSIASFKLREGMPIGCMVTLRRNRAYEFLDRLINVALPRVRDFKGISPKAFDGRGNYTLGIREQLIFPEIDLDKIDKVKGLNVTIVTSARTDEEGRALLAALGMPFRK
- a CDS encoding type Z 30S ribosomal protein S14, translated to MAKKSMMIKATRPMKFGVREYNRCPLCGRPRAYYRKFNMCRICLRKLASEGKLPGVIKSSW
- the rpsH gene encoding 30S ribosomal protein S8 — translated: MAMTDPIADMLTRIRNAGLAKHQKLDIPSSNLKVALATVLKDLGYIKNFKTVSDDKQGVLRIYLKFDNDNQHVIHEIKRVSTPGRRIYVGKDEIPMVKNGLGCAILSTSKGLLPDAAAREAQLGGEVLCTLW
- the rplF gene encoding 50S ribosomal protein L6, with translation MSRIGKKPIAIPSGVKVALTGTTISVQGPKGNLSRVLTDQVNIAVEADKVLVQPMGNGTGTALQGLTRTLVANMVEGVTKGFERVLEINGVGYRAELKGEVLNLALGYSHPVEYPLPKGISAEVEKQTKITVKGIDKELVGATAAKIRSFREPEPYKGKGIKFAGERIVRKAGKTGKK
- the rplR gene encoding 50S ribosomal protein L18; the encoded protein is MSVAKARREARVKRQVRVRRKVRGSGECPRLCVFRSAKHIYAQIIEDGTGRTLVATSTIAKEVAEGQKYTGNVDAAKAVGAAIAKKALEQNIKQVVFDRNGFLYHGRVKALADAAREAGLAF
- the rpsE gene encoding 30S ribosomal protein S5; protein product: MLRFDPNQLDLTDRVIHINRCAKVVKGGRRFSFSALVVVGDGQGHVGYGLGKAKEVPEAIRKGVEQAKKNLIRVPLKGRTIPFDVVGKFGAGKVLLKSASEGTGVIAGGAARAVLEVAGVGDILSKCLGSNNPHNVVKATVNALSQLKSAEEIMARRGLSVAE